A genomic segment from Paenibacillus sp. FSL K6-1096 encodes:
- a CDS encoding ABC transporter substrate-binding protein, with product MSKKKKHFSLMMTTLLTASLALSACGGNTNKANTGGEAASGSNKPATSSEKPVELIWYTIGAPQKDMDKVLAEVNKYTLDKINATLDIKMIDFGDYTQKMQVMVASGEPMDILFTSSWAFDYVQNARKGAFLQLDDLLKNQGKGIVDTIDPAFLEGSKVDGHNFAIPANKELPAQEVFRFNKELLDKYNLDMTTVKTMADLKPMLQTIKDNEPGITPYAMVKDFMPIMPFDYVIEKMPMAVYMDTKDYKVVNILDTPEIKEALKTVREFYQAGYISPEVATTSSVDDLYKSGKWFTDRAATQPMADNLWSASYGYPVVSTPASEPYIYNWSVMGSMQAISANSEYPEKAMEFLNLLNTDPVLRNMIDSGIEGVHYEKISDNMIKNLPEAKNYDMPTFSLGNIMINYLNEGDPENKWEEFKKFNDAGINAPLLGFNFDTSKITNEIAAVQNVKEEFWSPLMTGSVDPDEYLTKANEKLKTAGLDKIIAEAQAQIDAWKAANNK from the coding sequence ATGAGTAAGAAAAAGAAACACTTCTCCTTGATGATGACAACGCTTTTAACTGCTTCGCTGGCACTTAGCGCCTGCGGCGGGAACACGAACAAGGCTAATACTGGCGGGGAAGCCGCTTCAGGCAGCAACAAGCCTGCTACGTCATCGGAGAAGCCGGTGGAGCTGATCTGGTACACCATCGGGGCGCCGCAGAAGGATATGGATAAGGTACTTGCCGAGGTAAACAAATACACCCTGGACAAAATCAATGCAACACTTGATATCAAAATGATCGACTTCGGGGACTACACACAGAAGATGCAGGTTATGGTGGCTTCCGGTGAGCCAATGGATATCCTCTTCACCTCCTCCTGGGCTTTCGATTACGTGCAGAATGCACGTAAGGGCGCGTTCCTGCAGCTCGACGATCTGCTGAAGAACCAGGGCAAGGGCATTGTAGATACGATTGACCCGGCGTTCCTGGAAGGCTCCAAGGTGGATGGCCACAACTTCGCGATTCCGGCGAACAAAGAGCTGCCGGCGCAAGAGGTCTTCCGCTTCAACAAAGAGCTGCTGGACAAATACAATCTGGATATGACCACGGTCAAAACGATGGCTGATCTGAAGCCGATGCTCCAGACGATCAAGGACAACGAGCCAGGAATCACTCCATACGCAATGGTGAAGGATTTCATGCCGATCATGCCGTTCGACTATGTGATTGAGAAGATGCCGATGGCTGTATATATGGACACCAAGGATTACAAAGTGGTGAACATTCTGGATACGCCTGAAATCAAGGAAGCGCTGAAGACGGTCCGCGAATTCTACCAGGCCGGCTACATCTCGCCTGAGGTCGCAACTACAAGCTCCGTGGATGACCTGTACAAATCCGGCAAATGGTTCACAGACCGCGCGGCTACGCAGCCGATGGCCGATAATCTCTGGAGTGCCAGCTATGGCTACCCTGTAGTATCGACACCAGCGAGCGAGCCTTACATTTACAACTGGTCCGTTATGGGTTCGATGCAGGCCATCTCCGCCAACTCCGAGTATCCTGAGAAGGCGATGGAATTCCTGAACCTGCTCAACACTGACCCCGTGCTGCGCAACATGATTGACTCCGGGATTGAAGGCGTGCACTACGAGAAGATCAGCGACAACATGATCAAGAATCTCCCGGAAGCGAAGAACTACGATATGCCGACATTCTCCCTGGGGAACATCATGATCAACTACCTGAATGAAGGCGACCCTGAGAACAAATGGGAAGAATTCAAGAAGTTCAATGATGCCGGTATCAATGCACCGCTGCTCGGCTTCAACTTCGATACCTCCAAGATCACCAATGAGATTGCTGCGGTACAGAACGTGAAGGAAGAATTCTGGTCCCCGCTGATGACCGGCTCTGTAGACCCGGATGAGTATCTGACCAAGGCTAATGAGAAGCTGAAGACTGCCGGTCTGGATAAAATCATCGCAGAAGCACAAGCACAGATTGACGCCTGGAAAGCAGCGAACAATAAGTAG
- a CDS encoding ABC transporter permease subunit — protein MGKLGKSAKDILRNKVLLLMVLPGTLWFLFFSYLPMAGTVIAFKEYRFSRDGFWASIVNSKWVGWDNFKFLFSTNDAFLITRNTILYNVAFIVLGLILSVLLAVVLSEIANKKLAKFYQTGMFLPYFLSWVVVGYFAFSFLSSERGLLNSLFGSNISWYSESKYWPFILIFVYLWKAVGYNSVVYLAAIMGIDKSLYEAAMIDGASKLQQIRSITLPMLKPIITIMTLLAIGKIFYADFGLFYQVPRDSGTLYSVTNVIDTYVYRGLKTTGEIGMSTAAGLYQSVVGFVLVLTSNYIVRKFDKDSALF, from the coding sequence ATGGGGAAATTAGGAAAGTCCGCCAAGGACATATTAAGAAATAAAGTGCTGCTGCTGATGGTTCTCCCGGGCACACTGTGGTTTTTATTCTTCTCCTACCTGCCGATGGCGGGTACGGTTATTGCCTTCAAGGAGTACCGCTTCAGCCGGGACGGCTTCTGGGCCAGCATTGTGAACAGCAAGTGGGTCGGGTGGGATAACTTCAAGTTTCTGTTCAGCACGAATGATGCTTTTCTGATTACACGCAATACGATTCTATATAATGTAGCCTTCATTGTCTTGGGCCTGATTCTGTCGGTGCTGCTGGCCGTAGTGCTGTCCGAGATTGCCAATAAGAAGCTGGCCAAGTTCTATCAGACCGGCATGTTCCTGCCGTACTTTCTGTCCTGGGTCGTAGTCGGCTACTTCGCCTTCAGCTTCCTCAGCTCGGAGCGCGGCCTGCTCAATTCCTTGTTCGGCAGCAATATCTCCTGGTATTCGGAATCAAAATACTGGCCGTTCATTCTGATCTTCGTCTATCTGTGGAAGGCGGTCGGTTATAACAGCGTGGTCTATCTGGCCGCAATTATGGGGATTGACAAGTCGCTCTACGAAGCGGCGATGATCGACGGGGCCAGCAAGCTCCAGCAGATCCGCAGCATTACGCTGCCGATGCTGAAGCCGATCATTACGATTATGACCCTGCTTGCGATCGGGAAGATTTTCTATGCGGACTTCGGGCTGTTCTATCAGGTGCCGCGAGACTCGGGAACACTCTACAGCGTGACCAACGTTATCGATACGTATGTGTACCGCGGTCTTAAGACAACCGGTGAGATCGGAATGAGTACGGCAGCGGGCTTGTATCAATCCGTAGTCGGATTCGTGCTGGTGCTGACCTCGAATTACATCGTGCGCAAATTTGATAAGGACAGTGCATTATTCTAG
- a CDS encoding carbohydrate ABC transporter permease, producing MSANSVRSRDFHRLSPVWNIIFNIIAGGFAILCIFPFLFVVLISFTDEGALARDGYQLIPAKWSLEAYKYVFSSGDTLLRSYGVTIAVTVIGTIVSLMIISLYAYAISRKSFKYRSFFSFFAFFTMLFNGGLVPTYIVVTQMLGLKDSIWALVLPLAVNAFYIMILRTFYITSVPDALIESAKIDGAGEFRTFLKIVLPLSLPGLATIGLFSTLGYWNDWFNALLYIDNPNLVPLQSMLMRIETSMQFILQNSQNSSLSLEALRSMPQDTSRMAMVVLATGPIIFAYPFFQRYFIQGLTVGAVKE from the coding sequence ATGTCTGCTAACTCTGTGAGATCGCGCGATTTTCACCGGCTGTCGCCAGTATGGAATATCATCTTCAATATTATCGCCGGGGGCTTTGCCATCCTGTGTATCTTCCCGTTCCTGTTCGTCGTACTGATCTCCTTCACGGACGAAGGGGCGCTGGCGCGGGACGGCTATCAATTAATTCCGGCCAAATGGAGTCTGGAAGCTTATAAATATGTATTTAGCTCGGGGGATACGCTGCTCCGCTCGTATGGGGTGACGATTGCTGTAACGGTCATAGGTACAATTGTCAGCCTGATGATTATTTCCCTCTATGCCTATGCCATTTCACGTAAAAGCTTCAAATACCGCAGTTTCTTCTCGTTCTTTGCCTTCTTCACCATGCTGTTTAACGGCGGTCTGGTTCCGACCTATATTGTGGTTACTCAGATGCTGGGCCTGAAGGACAGCATTTGGGCGCTGGTGCTGCCGCTGGCGGTGAATGCTTTTTACATTATGATTCTGCGGACCTTCTATATTACCAGTGTACCGGATGCGCTGATTGAGTCGGCCAAAATCGACGGCGCGGGCGAGTTCCGCACCTTCCTGAAAATTGTGCTGCCGCTGTCCCTGCCGGGTCTCGCTACGATTGGATTGTTCAGCACCCTGGGGTACTGGAATGACTGGTTCAATGCCCTGCTCTATATTGATAACCCGAATCTGGTGCCGCTGCAGTCGATGCTGATGCGGATTGAGACCAGTATGCAATTCATTCTGCAGAATTCCCAGAACAGCTCCCTGAGCCTGGAAGCGCTCCGCTCCATGCCGCAGGATACCTCGCGTATGGCGATGGTGGTGCTGGCGACCGGACCGATTATTTTCGCCTATCCGTTCTTCCAGCGTTATTTCATCCAGGGTCTTACCGTCGGGGCGGTTAAGGAATAA